In Pseudomonas sp. FP1742, the DNA window TTTGCTCCCGCCTTTGAGTGCTTACTGACTGACTGTCAGTTTGCCGACCATACCGGCCTGATAGTGGCCGGGGATATTACAGGCAAATTCCAGATTGGTGCCCTGGGTGAAGGCCCAGGTCAGCTCGGCGGTCTTGCCCGGTTTCACCAGCACACTGTTCGGGTCATCGTGCTTCATCCCATGACCTTCAGCGGAATGGTCCATGCCAGCCATTGAGCCGTGGTCCATTGCCTTCATGCCTGTAGGCATCAGCATCCCGCTTTGCTGCATCTGGAGCATTTCCTGCTGATGCCCGGCGTGCATCGCCGCGTCGCCAAGGTTGAATTCATGCAACAACTGGCCTTTATTCACCAGTACGAAACGCACGGTTTCACCGGCCTTGATCTCGATCGTCTTGGGGTTGAACGACATATCGCCCATTACGATTTCAATGCTGCGGGTAGCCTGGGCGGCCGAAGCCGGTTTACCGAAGTCGTAGGACTGCGCCGGCGAGGCCTCCAGCCCTAAACTCAGAGTCAGCAAGCAAACGGCCAATACCAGGCGCTTTCGCAAAAACATAGTCGCACTCCAACAAGATGAGGTTCAGCTTGTGGGAAACTCTAACCCGGCGGCTCTGCCAGATTCCTGACAGCCGGATTACAACTTTGTCAGGTTGGCCTGCATCCTCGTCGCCCACGGTATAACGCACCTGTTCCAACTACCCGAGTCGCCCATGAAACTGCTGATCGTCGAAGACCAACCGAAAACCGGCCAATACCTGCGCCAGGGCCTGACCGAGGCCGGCTTCAATACCGAACTGGTGGCAGATGGCACCACCGGCCAGCAGCTGGCCTTGAGTGGCGATTACGCCTTGTTGATTCTCGATGTGATGCTGCCCGGACGCGATGGCTGGCAGATTCTGCAAGCAGTGCGCGGTGCAGGCCTGGACACCCCGGTATTGTTTCTTACAGCGCGAGACGCCGTGGAGGACAGAGTCCACGGCCTGGAACTGGGCGCCGACGACTACCTGGTCAAACCGTTCGCCTTCTCCGAACTGCTGGCCCGGGTTCGCAGCCTGTTGCGTCGCGGCAGCGCCACGCCTCAGGAAACCAGCCTGCAACTGGCCGACTTGCGCCTGGACCTGATCCGTCGCCGGGTCGAACGCAAGGGTCAGCGCATCGACCTGACCGCCAAGGAATTCGCCCTGCTGGAAATGCTCCTGCGACGACAGGGCGAAGTTCTGCCCAAGTCACTGATCGCGTCTCAGGTGTGGGACATGAACTTCGACAGCGACACTAACGTCATCGAAGTAGCCATTCGCCGTTTGCGCCTGAAGATCGACGACGATTTCCCGAACAAGTTGATCCACACCGTGCGCGGCATGGGTTACGTCCTTGAAGAGCGCCCCGCCTGATGCGCCGGCTTTCATTGAGCAACCGCCTGGCGCTGCTGTTTGCCGCCTGCACTGCGGTAGTGTCGTTGTTCGCCGGGGTGTTGTTCAGCCGCGCCAGCGAGGCGCACTTTGTCGAGTTGGACCAGCAGTTGCTGGATGACAAACTGATTGGTTTACGCCGGGCGCTGGATGACATTCAGGCCGGCGACGCCGAGGCCAGGCTGGCCGATGAATTAAGCCGACAGGCCGATCTTTCGCTGCGCATCATTAGCAGTGACGGCCAACGCATGTACGACAGCTCGCCCAGCGTGCCCAAAGATTTACCGCGCAAGCGTGGCCTGTCGACAGTGAGCGACGACGGCACCGACTACCGGGTCCTGAATGCGCCGCTGTTTCTCGACAAACCCGACTCACCGCAACTGACTTTGCTGCTGGACATCACCCATCACCAACACTTTCTGCAACGCATGCAACACCTGATCTGGCTGACCGTCAGCCTCTCGGCCCTGGCCACCGCCCTGCTCGGCGCCTGGGCGGCGCGCAGTGGTTTACGCCCGCTGCGGCGCATGAGTGCGGTCGCCAGCGGCGTTTCGGCGCAATCGCTCAACGCTCGCCTGCCAGAAGCCGACATGCCGCCGGAACTCGCGGAAATGGCCCACAGCTTCAACGCCATGCTCGGACGCCTGGACGATTCTTTTCAGCGCCTATCGGCCTTCTCTGCCGACATCGCCCATGAACTGCGCACACCGCTGTCGAACCTGCTGACCCACACCCAGGTCACCCTCACCCGCCCTCGTCCGCTTGAGGATTACCGCGAAGCGCTGCACAGCAACCTCGAAGAACTGCAATGGATGGCGCAACTGGTCAACGACATGCTGTACCTGGCCAAGGCTGACCACGGCTTGCTGATGCCCAAGCGTGAACCGCTGGACCTGGCGGAAGAAGCGGATGCGCTGCTGGAGTTTTTTGCGCCGCTGGCCGAGGACGCCCGGGTGAAGTTGAGTCGCGATGGCCACGCACGTATGCAGGGCGATCGCAGCATGTTGCGCCGGGCACTGTCCAATTTGCTGGACAATGCATTACGGTTTACCCCGGCCGGTGGTGAGGTGCGGGTAAAGATTGTCGAGCAACCGACAGGCTTGAGCCTGACCGTTGAAAACAGTGGGGACGGGATTTCCGAAGATTTGCTGCCGCGTCTGTTTGACCGTTTCTATCGGGCCGACCCTGCGCGCCGCGAGGGCAGCAGTGAGCATGCGGGATTGGGATTGGCGATCACCCAGTCGATCATCCGCGCCCATGGCGGGCAGATTCATTGCGAATCGGCTCTGGGATGGACGCGGTTTGTGATTGAGTTGCCGAAGGGGGATTGAGGCTAGCAGGGCCGGCCTCTTCGCGAGCAAGCCCGCTCCCACATTTGATCGAGTTGTGCCGCAAACCTGTGGCCGACTCAGATCCAATGTGGGAGCGGGCTTGCTCGCGAAAGCGATCTACCGGACTACGAATACCGCAATGCGGTAGCCGGCTCGACTTTCGCCGCCCGCCACGCCGGATACACCGTCGCCAGAAAGCTCATGATGAAACCGGCGGAACAGATCAACAGCACATCCGCGCCCTGCAATT includes these proteins:
- a CDS encoding plastocyanin/azurin family copper-binding protein, whose product is MFLRKRLVLAVCLLTLSLGLEASPAQSYDFGKPASAAQATRSIEIVMGDMSFNPKTIEIKAGETVRFVLVNKGQLLHEFNLGDAAMHAGHQQEMLQMQQSGMLMPTGMKAMDHGSMAGMDHSAEGHGMKHDDPNSVLVKPGKTAELTWAFTQGTNLEFACNIPGHYQAGMVGKLTVSQ
- a CDS encoding heavy metal response regulator transcription factor, with product MKLLIVEDQPKTGQYLRQGLTEAGFNTELVADGTTGQQLALSGDYALLILDVMLPGRDGWQILQAVRGAGLDTPVLFLTARDAVEDRVHGLELGADDYLVKPFAFSELLARVRSLLRRGSATPQETSLQLADLRLDLIRRRVERKGQRIDLTAKEFALLEMLLRRQGEVLPKSLIASQVWDMNFDSDTNVIEVAIRRLRLKIDDDFPNKLIHTVRGMGYVLEERPA
- a CDS encoding heavy metal sensor histidine kinase, which encodes MRRLSLSNRLALLFAACTAVVSLFAGVLFSRASEAHFVELDQQLLDDKLIGLRRALDDIQAGDAEARLADELSRQADLSLRIISSDGQRMYDSSPSVPKDLPRKRGLSTVSDDGTDYRVLNAPLFLDKPDSPQLTLLLDITHHQHFLQRMQHLIWLTVSLSALATALLGAWAARSGLRPLRRMSAVASGVSAQSLNARLPEADMPPELAEMAHSFNAMLGRLDDSFQRLSAFSADIAHELRTPLSNLLTHTQVTLTRPRPLEDYREALHSNLEELQWMAQLVNDMLYLAKADHGLLMPKREPLDLAEEADALLEFFAPLAEDARVKLSRDGHARMQGDRSMLRRALSNLLDNALRFTPAGGEVRVKIVEQPTGLSLTVENSGDGISEDLLPRLFDRFYRADPARREGSSEHAGLGLAITQSIIRAHGGQIHCESALGWTRFVIELPKGD